The Candidatus Nanohalovita haloferacivicina region TGACAATGCTACTCCTGAAGAAGAGTTCGTAAAAAATTACGGTCAGAGCAGCAAGAAGAAAGATAAGAAAAAGAAGAAAGGTAGCAGCTCCGAAAACCCTTTAGTCGATGAACTGCAGAGGCAAAGAAACGTAATCGACAGTGAAGAAGCAGATATGAACCTGGAAAATCCTTCGGCTCTTGGACCGCAGACTGTAACGCGCTTAGGCACAGGAAACATTCCTCCCGCACAGATCTCTAACGAAGAATACAGATCGCCAGAACAAACAGTGGTAGACCGAGAATATGGCTCAGGCACAAACCTAAAAGGACAAAGCTATCTAAACCAGGATCAGACTGCAGAAGATGTAACCGCAAAAAGCCTGATTCAAGGCGCTCAAGACGTAATGATTGATCCAGGACAGACTGGCCAGAACACCTATGAATCTGTTTCAAACCTCGACCTACCTGGAGAAATGGAAGAAACCTATGCCAAAGGCGCAGGAACTATAACAGCTGCCGGAGCCCAGCTATTCAACACCGTACCAAGTATCTTTCAGACAACAGTGGCTGCAAGCCAAAACCCGTCAGGCACAGCTTCAAAGCTTTATCAAGGAACTAAACGTGCAGGCCCGAACCTTGAAGGTCTTTCTAGGAATACAGGAAGCAAAGAATACTTTGAAAGCCAGGCAGGTATACTAAACCTTGTTGCAGGGGCTGGAGCAAGTAGCCTAGCAAGAAAAGGAAGTCTCAGAGGAGTAACTACTGACGAAGGCCTGACAGATCTTGTGAAAAATCCTGTAAGGCCTGGTGACGATGCTACTGTCGAAGCAGAGATACAGGAAACATTCCAGAGCAAACCCGATCAGCTGAGTCCTGAAGCTCAGAAAGCATTATCTCAAATGGATTTATCTGGAACCAAGGGTCCAGCAGGTTCAGGGAGACGTCTAGTGGTTGAAGGAGATGGAGAAAACACTTACGCCGAAAAGCAGGATTACTTGATGACAAAAGTACAACAGAATGGCAGAGAGTTTATTGTAGTAGGAAGAACTGCGTCTCAAGGCCGGGGTAGTGATGGAGAAAGCGAGGGTCTTGTAGCAAGTGAATCACTTATTATCAGCGAGAACGGAGAATTAGTCGATCAAAGCAAGCAGAAACCTACTAAAAAACTGTATGACTTCCAGACAGAAGTTACTGATAGTTCACAGGATGTTGTTGAAGGGGTAGGTCCAAGAGGGGATGAAAAAATAGTAAAGACGGACTCGGTTGGAGAGGGTACTGTAGCGGGAGAAGACTTTATCTTCAGAGATGAATCACAGAGATTCTCAAGTCCTGGAACTGATGCAGACCTGCTGCAATCTAAAAGTGTTACGGGTACCGATAACTCGAAAAGCAGCATAGGAAGCAAAGGACCTGTAATTAACAGAGGCCTGTTTGAAGATGAAGACGTAAAAACTGCAGATATAGATGGTGAGAGCACTGATTTCGATGCTGAGAAGCTGCAGGATTCTATAGAGTCAATCTTTGACGATCAAGACAGCGACAGGAGTGAGGTAGGTAACGTAATTGACAGGGATTCTGACGGGCAATCTGATAGTGATTCAGGCCCCCAAAAACTGAAGATAGAATCAAGTAACAAGCAGGAAGACAGAACCGGGATAGGAACTGACGCTGTAAACCAGAAAGCCTTTGAGGAGAACGTAAAAGATGCTGCTAGTTTTGAAGATACTGGTGCTGATAGTGTTTTCGGGCCTACCGAGGCAGCTGTAGGAACCAATGTACTGGGCGAGGCTGGAAGCTCTTTATCTCAAGGTCAAGACCAGGATACTTTCGGCCTTGTAGACAAAGAAGATAGCCAGCAGAAGGGCAGAGACAAGATTTTAGAAGATGATAAAACTAGAGGCAAGCCTGATGTAGCGAACAAAAATGCTTTAGATGTAGGGCAAGATGTGGGGCAGGGTCAAGACTTTGACACCAATCTAGATTCGAGCCAGGAAACAGACTCCATATTAGTGAGAGGTCTAACCAATACAGATACAAACTTCAGAGAAGGAGATGGAAACAAGCGTAGAGATCTTAACCTAGAAGGGGATGACGATGACGACAAAAGATTGTTTTCCAGATTACTTGGAGGGAAAAAGAAAACAAAGTATAGAGGCAGTGTAGGCGCAGAAGTACTCGGTATCACAGCAGAGGAAGCTCCAGGAAGATCTGCAGCACAGAACCCTCTCAACCTTAGACCTGTAGTAGAGGACTCTACAAAGAAAGATGAAGAAAATATTTTGTAGAAAGCTAATCTCTCCCCCAGTCATATACTGACTGCTTGTTTTTAGAAGCGTAAGAAGCATTCCATTTCTGCCAAAGATCGGTGGACGCTTTCATAACCAGATGCGCCCCTGTATAGATCCGGCTTAAAACTAGTGGAAACTAAGATAGAGTTCCTGTCTTTCTATGAGATTGACAGAGTAATTGCTTAGTTCAAAGTTAATAATTTCTTGTCGGAAGCTGCTCCTTCGTGTGTCCCGCACGTACAAAGACCTCCTCATAGCTATTATATAGAGAAGAGGGGAGGGGCAGGGGGCGGTGACGAACGAACCTAGTAGTCAGGTTCGATCCATCGACTAACACAGTCTATCTATAACAGGTATAGATTATCAACACTCCTCCCTCTACCTGCCGTCATCGTCTCCCTGTCTTTCGAATAAAGGCGACACCATGTCCACATTCAGAGCCTCTTTGTAGTCATCAATATCTTCGCTCAACAGCTTCCAAGCAGCTTCAGATCGATCAGCCGCTAAACGTTTATCTTCAAGAGTCTTCATGTGCTTTTGAATTTGTCTCAACTCTTCCGGGTCGCTGGTAATGTTCGTAGGCTTCACCCACAATCTTTTGTGATCGTGATAGATTTTATCGGCTATTCTATTCCAAAGTTTTTCTCCAGGATTCAAACCTAATTCTGACACTACCGCATCACCTTGTAGTTAAACACTACTGCATTTATTGTAGAATTGCTCATTATTTCAGCCTTCTGTTGTTTATCTGTACCAGTGGTTCTTGTCTTCGAGTCCTACAGCAGATTCATCTGACTGCATCTGTATCTGGTAATCTCTGTTGATGGTTTGCTGCAGTTCCTCCAGCACTAGATCTAGGTCTTTCTTTCTTCTGATTTTGTAATCATAGTAGAGCTTGTCTCGAAGCGTCTCCACTATATCAACAAGCTTTTCTTGGTCTACAATCTCATTGACATCTTCTGGTTCTTCTGACATGAGTAATACCTCAGTAAGCAGGCACGTTCATCCCGTCAAGGACTACACGACCTTTCTCTGTGATTTTGTAGTATGTACGGCCTTCTTCCTCTCCAGTATTCTCTACGAGGCCTTCAGCTTGTAGCTTTTCTACATGATAGAGAACTGTTTGATGCGCTACATCTAGTTCGTCTTTCATGCTGCCGATATGATCCTGGTTCTGCAGCAGGTCCAGAGTCTGTTTCGTAGTCTTGCCGCCTACTTTTCTCCTGATTCTGTCGTAATCTTCCGACTGGTCTACCTCAGGCATACAACACCGCCTCTTTCTAAACACTCTCTAATTGTTCTATCAAGCGATTCTGTACTCTTTCTAACCGGTTGATTCGCTGTGGTTCGATAAAGAAATGTCAAGGCTGTCGATGGGGTATTACCCCTTTGTGTGTTATCATAACACGCATAGGGTAGGAAACCCCCCGACATGCCTGACACATTAAATCGCATAGTCCTTCACCTCGATATTCATGAAGCACATAGCTCTTCCCCCGTTCTCTACCATAGCTTTCTCTTTCCGCATATCAGGATGAGAAGCAGCTTGGCTCACAAACTGGTTTCTAGGTACTGGAGTTTCTAGTTTTTTCTCACACCATAGTTCATAGGCCTCGTAGACGTCTGAAGTTCTGATATTCTTCGCATCTTCAGTTTTTACTCTTATCTGATCTGAGATAAACCGCTGAGTTGATGTTCCGAACTTGTCCCAGGCTTTCTTTATTTCGTACTCTGTCATTTCTTTGGAAAACCTGTTTTGTTCTTCTAATCTTTCCAGACCTTCGATAGCCCAGTTAAGAAGCCAGGACATGTTTTTTTCGGTAGTAAGTTTTTCTACTAGGTTTCTTTCCTTGTCTTCTGGATCTATCCTGGTTGTTGCCATGACTGTCTTGAATCTGTTGTAGTATGCGTCTGTTGCTGAGCTGTCGTCTGGCGCGTTGTTGCTTGCTATCATGAAGTTGGTTTTTGGTTGGAACTCGTAGCCTTTCTCGCCTTTAGGATCGGCGTGTAGTGGTTCTTTGCTTATTGCTTTCTTTACTCGTGATTTCCTTCTGATTTCTTTGTCGTCCATATCCATGTCGAAGTTGACTAGGGAATCTCTGAGTTTGTCGATGTGGAATGCTCGATCCATACCGAGCTGTGGGAAGCTCATGCTGGTTGTATTGCTGCCTTCAAAGAGTTGCTCAATAGTTTTCAGGAGTGTTGACTTTCCTGTATCAGTATATCCCAGGATAAGTAAGGCCTTCTCGAACTTGTCTGAAGGCCATGTAAGGCAGTATCCTAGAAATTCTTGGATTACTTTTACTCCTTCTTCTGTGTCGATTGTTTTCTCTATAAATTCCTTGATTCTGTCTGGTTCTGCGTCAGGGTTGTAGACGGCGTTGATGCTGTTTAGTGCTAGATCTTCCTTGTTGGCAGGCCTTGTTTCTTTAGTCTCTAGATCCAGGATATTCCCGTCTTTGAGGAGTATCTTTTTCCGGTCTAAACCCATTTCCTTGAATTCGGTGTATTTGTGGTGGTCTTTGAAGGATTGCTTGAACTGTCTGAGGAAGTGGTTCGTGTAGTCCTTGCCCATCTCTTTGTTGGCCTGTTTCTTGATTAGCTCGAAGTCTACTTCTTCCCATCTGCGTGTCTCCTGGTCGTACTTATAGAAAAGAGTCTTGGAGTCGATAACTACAGGCCTGATATTTCTTTCCTCTACTAGGAAATCTGCGTAGGCCTGAGCTTTCTCTGTTAGTTCTGCTCCTGCGTGCTCTTGCATTGGGAAACTCTTCGGGCCTGATTCTTCCTCAAGATCTTCTTTCAATGCTTCCAGATGACTTTTGATTTCTGGATTGCTGCTCTTCAATGCTGAGATGAAGTTTTCATCTGTAAGTTGGCTTTCATCCGCGTTTCTGATTGTCTCTGCGATATTTTCGTTCCCGGCCTTCTCTATTTCTCTGGCGTAGTATGTTACTGGGCTTTCTACAGTCATTGAATCACCTTCTGTGGTGGCTCTGTAATTACTGCTTTTTGTGAGGCGAGAACTCTTTTGGCCTGGAGAAACTTTTTCCTGTCATAATCAGACCATTCAGATTCTACAGCCTCCTTCAGAGTTAGGTAGTCGCCTAACTGCCTTTTCTGCTTTTCTGATAGCTCTTTGTTCCAGTCTTGAATGGTAGAGAAAGTTACTATCTCTTCAGGGTAGTGTAGAACTTGCTTAATCACTTACTAGGTTCACCTCTTCGAGTATCCTGGTTCTCTCTCCTGTTAGGTCGTAAATATTGAGCTGGTATTTCGCCGGGATGTAGAGCGCATATCCTTTCGGTGGTGTTCCTTCGAGGATGAACAGCCTGCCTTCTACTCGCCCATCAAAACGGTCGAAGTCTATCTCAATGAGCTTCCGGCCGGTTTTCCTCTTTCTTTCGAGTCTGCTCCGTATGTCTTCCTTGTCTATCTCTGTTACTCCTCTTTCTCTAAGTCTCACGTCTTTCACCTTTGCTTTCAGGACTTTCTAGTTCTTCTACATCTATATTACCGTCTAGAAGTTCTCTCATTACTTCTGAACGGCTTAATTCTTCTTCGAAATTATCTAGAGACTCTACTTGATCCTTGAAAAGAAAGAAGGAGGCTTGTGCTTTGTCTCTGTCCTCTGATTTTACAGTTTCTTTGACAGAAGAATTTATATTTCGCTTAAGCTGATACATTGTTAGAGGTATTGCTTTGCTTGCTGGAGCTGGTGACTCCAGTGTTTTCTGATTTTTCTTCTTTTATCTTCGAAATTTCGTCTTCTATAATTTTGTCGACATCCATGCTAATCACACAGTCCATCTGCAAGGCATGACCTGACAATCTCTGCCTGGCTTCTACCGGTTTTTTCGGATTCTTCTTCTATGTGCTCTTTCAGCTCTTCTGGCACCGAAAATGTCCATCTATTCATCACTACCACCCCTATATAGAGGCCTTATAAACGTTTTGTAATCACGAGTGTTTACACAATCTTCTCTGTTCATGTAATCAAGGTTGATTGCGATATGTTTTAAATCTTCCCATCATCCTTGATTGCATATGGTCAGGGACTATGAGGAAGAAGTAATGACGTCTCTTCTGGCGTATAAAATTTTGCGTTCTATTAATAGGAAAGGCCAAGCATACCCTACAGAGATAGCAGAAGATCTTGATACTTCTTACCAATCTGTAAACAATTATATGAAAGGCCTAAGAAAGAGAAAAATAGTAGAAAAGAGCAAAGAGGAAGGGAAGAAAAGATACTATTCTATTTCTCCAGAAGGAATCTTTAACACTTGGAAGCAGTTATGGCTTGAAGATTTAGATAAGGAAACAGTTTCTAGCCTAAAGAGAGCAGTGCAAAGCGATAAGGCCCAAAAACATATCGAAGATATAGAAAATAACGTAGGTGTTCTGGTATCATCATATACTGCAGGCTACTTAGAGGTAAATGAGGAAGGAAATCTTCAGGACATGTTATATGACGACTTCTGGACGTCTCTACAACCGTATCCTACCAATTCAGAACAGTGGCTATCTACTTTTTGCCATCTAATGGATATACTTCGAAAGACAGAAAAAGTCGGAAAAGGACCTATGATAGCGGCTATTGAAAAAACAAGAGAATCTGAAGAGCAGATTGGGGACTTTAAATTTTTCTCAGATTTGGAGAAAGAGAATTAAAGGAAGCCTTTCTCTTTCATACGTTTTCGAGTACTATCGCGGATACTCTCCTCTATCTGTTCTTCATTTAACCCAAACTCCTCTGTCAACGTCTCTATAACTTCGCTCTTTACTTCGTGTGTTGTCTTGTTCATTTCTGAAACTGTGTCAGCATTCTTTGCAGGATTTTCTATATTCTTCATGCTGTTTTGGCTAGCAATATCCTCCAAAGCCGCTTCCATTACTTCATCAGGGCTGTTGTGAGCCTTTAAACTGTTTTCAAGTTCTCCTTCACAGTTCTTGCAGTAACTCCATAGAGGAGAGGCGTACTCTCCGCACTCTGGACAGTCGTAGGGTTTAAGGTTATCTCTACTGAATTTCTTTTCTGATTTATTTAGGTTTTCTCCATAATCCTCTCTCACTCCTGCTAGGAGGCTCTCCTGCATGAGCTCGATATAGTATTTCGGAGCATCGCTATTCTTGCTCCATCCGAAAAACCCTCTCAAGAAGTTCTCGTTTTTATCCTTCGATGCCCAATACAGCGCTCTTCCGTCTCTCCAGAACCAGTGTGGCTTTTTCGTTATCCTCTCTGGTATGTCTGACCTGTCTATACATCTCTGCAAGGCCCTTCTCATGGCGTCATCATCCAGGGGTTTGTACTTCTTCACTGCTTCAGAATTCTTCCCTTGCCAGGTGCAGCTCTCACATTCATACCGTCTTTCACTATAGTTTCTGGATCTACTTTTCGCATTAAGCTGGTCCCCACAGTTGGGGCAGAAATTTCTTGGGTTCTGATGCCTGAAAACAGGATCTGACATGTCAGGATTTGTTTCTTCGTACAGTTTCTTCATCAGAGGCATCCCTACACGGACAGGAACTGTCCTCTCTCCTGACTTACCTCTGAGAGTTACGTGCATCTCCTGGTCCTTGAACTTGATCTGGTTCCAGCTAAGAGGCTCCGGGTACTTGTGCGTGTCAGAGGTCTTCGCTAGCTCACCTATTCTTGCACCCGTGGCCCAGCCAAACACAACCATTGCTTGATCGCGCAGACTGTTTGCTGCTTCGGAAACTTTTATTACGTGCTCAGGCGTTGGTCTGGTATCTGTATCGATATTGTGCGTGATATTGGTGTGTACTTCGAGATCTTCCAGGAGTTCCTCGCCGTCAATATCTTCAACATATCCGCGTCCTTCTTTCTTGATGAAACTATTGTAGAACACGCTAATAGTCTCCATCAGTTTCTCTTTGCTGTAGTCGCTATATTTCTCTCCATCGTTCTTCCTTACTTCATCTTGGTTTATCTTGCCTACTAAGGCCTCTAGGTCCTTATATTTGGCTTTGTCTAGTTTAAAATCTATATGTTCTGCTAGACTATTGAAGCAGGAAGCATTCCTTTGCAGGGTTTCGCCTCCTACGTCTGTTGATTTTCTCTTGCGGAAGAAATCGTTTAGAACTTCTTTATTGTGCTCTGAGAGTTCGGGATTTTGCTGAAGTTTCTGGTTGGTCTGTTTTAGAGCTTGGAAGGGCATGGTTTTGCTTTACACCTCTATAAAGCCTAGAAGCGACTAAGCCCTTCAAAAGAGTATCTGTTAAGTCGATACTGAACATGGGAGCCAATGGGCGGCTTTCCCATCCTTCACGTATGTGAAGGCTGTTCAAGAAACCATTTGGGTTTGAATGCTTTTGTTCCCAAGTTTTTCTTCATTCTCTAATAAGAAAGGAAAAGGAAATGTTTGTGGTTTTTTTCTGTCGTGTGATTAGGCCTCTGCCTCTACTATGTGGGTATTGTTTACGCAGCTTTGGTGACAGTAGCCTTCGGTAGCTTCCAGGTAGTCTTCGTGACTGTGAACTCTATCTCCGCAGATAACGCATAGGCCTAACCTGTCGACTGTTGTATTCAGAATTGTTCCACCCCCCGTGGCCATACGTTTACCGAGGAGGGTATTAAGTAAATCTGTAGAGGAGAACTTGTGTTCTCCTCCGATACTACTTTCTGGTCAAAAGGCCTTTTACTCGTGCGTGAAGTAGAAAATTCCTTCTTCCTCGCATCTTACGAATCCGAATCTCTCGAACTGGTATACCTCATTTGAATCATATTCGGATGGTTCGATCCGGCCTTCTTTGACTTCGCCGTCAGGCATGTGGACCTGAGCCTCGTCTGCGTTGGATGGAGCCCAGTGTACAATGTCTGCGTCTTTATCTAGGGCCTCGGTGTGGTCTCCTTCGCGGTACTCTGCGGTTTCTCCTTCTATTTCGATGTTGCAGAGGCCTTTCAGTCTGAGGAATCCGTCCTCAAGATCTTCTTCCTCTACAAGAACTGTGATTTTTTCTCCGTCTCTGTCTAGTTCGAAGTTTCTGGTGCCCAGATCCTGGTCTGGGTGGCGGGCCATGTGAGGTTCAACATCCTCTGGAACTCCTGAGATCTCAAGTTCTACAGGGTTTCTGACGAAGAATCTTCTTTCGGCTTCCTGATCCACTATCTTTCTGTTGTGGGATTCAAGTGTTTCTGTGCTGGCCTCGATATCTTTCTCTGAGACCCCCATTTCAATGTAGAAGTTCTGAAGGGCCTCTGGCTGGAATCCTCTTTTTCTGAGAGCTCTCAGTGTTGGAGCTCTTGGGTCGTCCCATCCGTCGAGTTCTCCTTCCTCCATCATTTCTGTAAGCGTGGATGTGCTTACAGGTGCGTCGAATCCTGAGATCTTGACATTGCCCCAGTACATGATGTGAGGGTAATCCCAGTCAAGGTAGTCGTAGATAAATTTCTGACGCTTTGTGGAGGCCCTGAGTTCTTTCCCACGTACAATATGTGTTGTACCCATTACATGATCCTCGATAGCGCCCTGGAAATCAAGAAGAGGCCAGACAC contains the following coding sequences:
- a CDS encoding DNA primase family protein, with the protein product MTVESPVTYYAREIEKAGNENIAETIRNADESQLTDENFISALKSSNPEIKSHLEALKEDLEEESGPKSFPMQEHAGAELTEKAQAYADFLVEERNIRPVVIDSKTLFYKYDQETRRWEEVDFELIKKQANKEMGKDYTNHFLRQFKQSFKDHHKYTEFKEMGLDRKKILLKDGNILDLETKETRPANKEDLALNSINAVYNPDAEPDRIKEFIEKTIDTEEGVKVIQEFLGYCLTWPSDKFEKALLILGYTDTGKSTLLKTIEQLFEGSNTTSMSFPQLGMDRAFHIDKLRDSLVNFDMDMDDKEIRRKSRVKKAISKEPLHADPKGEKGYEFQPKTNFMIASNNAPDDSSATDAYYNRFKTVMATTRIDPEDKERNLVEKLTTEKNMSWLLNWAIEGLERLEEQNRFSKEMTEYEIKKAWDKFGTSTQRFISDQIRVKTEDAKNIRTSDVYEAYELWCEKKLETPVPRNQFVSQAASHPDMRKEKAMVENGGRAMCFMNIEVKDYAI
- a CDS encoding site-specific integrase — its product is MPFQALKQTNQKLQQNPELSEHNKEVLNDFFRKRKSTDVGGETLQRNASCFNSLAEHIDFKLDKAKYKDLEALVGKINQDEVRKNDGEKYSDYSKEKLMETISVFYNSFIKKEGRGYVEDIDGEELLEDLEVHTNITHNIDTDTRPTPEHVIKVSEAANSLRDQAMVVFGWATGARIGELAKTSDTHKYPEPLSWNQIKFKDQEMHVTLRGKSGERTVPVRVGMPLMKKLYEETNPDMSDPVFRHQNPRNFCPNCGDQLNAKSRSRNYSERRYECESCTWQGKNSEAVKKYKPLDDDAMRRALQRCIDRSDIPERITKKPHWFWRDGRALYWASKDKNENFLRGFFGWSKNSDAPKYYIELMQESLLAGVREDYGENLNKSEKKFSRDNLKPYDCPECGEYASPLWSYCKNCEGELENSLKAHNSPDEVMEAALEDIASQNSMKNIENPAKNADTVSEMNKTTHEVKSEVIETLTEEFGLNEEQIEESIRDSTRKRMKEKGFL
- a CDS encoding helix-turn-helix domain-containing protein yields the protein MVRDYEEEVMTSLLAYKILRSINRKGQAYPTEIAEDLDTSYQSVNNYMKGLRKRKIVEKSKEEGKKRYYSISPEGIFNTWKQLWLEDLDKETVSSLKRAVQSDKAQKHIEDIENNVGVLVSSYTAGYLEVNEEGNLQDMLYDDFWTSLQPYPTNSEQWLSTFCHLMDILRKTEKVGKGPMIAAIEKTRESEEQIGDFKFFSDLEKEN
- a CDS encoding winged helix-turn-helix domain-containing protein; this translates as MPEVDQSEDYDRIRRKVGGKTTKQTLDLLQNQDHIGSMKDELDVAHQTVLYHVEKLQAEGLVENTGEEEGRTYYKITEKGRVVLDGMNVPAY
- a CDS encoding ribbon-helix-helix protein, CopG family: MNRWTFSVPEELKEHIEEESEKTGRSQAEIVRSCLADGLCD